One window of Methanobacterium alkalithermotolerans genomic DNA carries:
- a CDS encoding ABC transporter permease — translation MNHNSPHRIKNVIVKEWRNTFFNLNSAALIIFLPLLITLQALFVVYMVIRFASADSLNSTLLERGLNLLQSSIPSLSSLSTIDQFQVLFYSQFPLYILLIPIMISLIFATFSIIEEKQAGALEPLLATPVRTWELLLGKATAGAVPTLIITWICALVFLTGVNWIGSPDILNYVLSPSWWISLFLFVPLVTILSFMLGVIASSRTDDPKSAQNMGVIIIIPLLLLIGMQVTGIIALNTFNMLIMAIIMAISNLIILKAAVYLFQRESIVIKWK, via the coding sequence ATGAATCACAATTCACCACACCGCATCAAGAATGTAATTGTAAAAGAATGGAGAAATACCTTTTTTAATCTGAATTCTGCGGCACTTATAATATTTTTACCTCTTTTAATCACCCTGCAGGCATTATTTGTAGTATATATGGTTATAAGGTTTGCCAGCGCTGACTCTCTAAACAGCACCCTGCTTGAACGTGGTCTGAATTTATTGCAAAGTTCCATACCTTCCTTATCTTCACTTTCTACCATTGATCAATTTCAGGTACTCTTCTACTCTCAGTTCCCACTTTACATACTCTTGATTCCAATTATGATTTCCCTAATCTTTGCCACTTTTTCTATTATTGAAGAAAAACAGGCAGGGGCTTTAGAACCATTGCTTGCTACGCCGGTAAGGACCTGGGAATTACTTTTGGGTAAAGCAACAGCAGGAGCGGTCCCTACACTAATCATAACCTGGATATGTGCTCTGGTATTTTTAACTGGCGTAAACTGGATTGGATCCCCTGATATATTGAACTATGTACTATCTCCTTCCTGGTGGATATCCTTGTTCCTATTTGTTCCTTTAGTAACTATTTTAAGTTTTATGTTAGGAGTCATAGCTTCTTCAAGAACTGATGATCCTAAAAGTGCTCAGAACATGGGGGTTATAATTATCATACCCCTTCTCTTATTGATTGGAATGCAGGTAACAGGTATCATCGCCCTGAATACATTTAATATGCTGATAATGGCGATTATAATGGCTATATCCAATTTAATTATTTTAAAAGCAGCAGTTTATTTATTCCAGAGGGAATCCATTGTTATAAAATGGAAATAA
- the cobM gene encoding precorrin-4 C(11)-methyltransferase, translating into MKGKVVFIGGGPGDPELLTIKAYNVIKAADIIIYAGSLVNKEILNCSKKSARIYNSASMDLREIIDLMEKETNNGLTVARVHTGDPSIYGAIGEQIRELKNRKISYEIIPGVSSLFATAAALEAELTLPEISQTVIITRPEGRTPKPDKEHISSLARHQATMCIFLGVHMIKDVVKDLLEYYPPHTPVGVVKKASWEDEFVVRGNLENIAQKIEKAGITKTALIVVGNILDPGDFKASKLYDADFTHEYRNAHKLK; encoded by the coding sequence ATGAAGGGAAAGGTTGTTTTCATTGGAGGGGGTCCCGGAGACCCTGAACTTTTAACTATAAAAGCTTATAATGTAATTAAAGCCGCAGATATTATCATATATGCTGGTTCTCTGGTTAATAAAGAAATTTTGAATTGTTCTAAAAAATCAGCTCGTATATATAATAGTGCATCCATGGATTTAAGAGAAATAATCGATTTAATGGAAAAAGAAACTAATAACGGACTTACTGTAGCCCGGGTCCATACTGGAGATCCATCCATTTATGGTGCTATCGGGGAACAGATCAGGGAATTAAAAAATAGAAAAATATCTTATGAGATAATACCCGGAGTCAGTTCATTATTTGCAACAGCTGCTGCCTTAGAAGCAGAATTAACTTTACCTGAGATTTCACAAACGGTTATTATCACCCGTCCAGAAGGGAGAACCCCCAAACCAGATAAAGAACATATATCCAGTTTAGCCCGTCATCAGGCTACCATGTGCATTTTTTTAGGTGTTCATATGATTAAAGATGTAGTTAAGGACTTATTAGAGTATTATCCCCCACATACTCCAGTAGGAGTGGTTAAAAAAGCTTCATGGGAGGATGAATTCGTAGTCAGGGGGAATCTGGAGAATATTGCTCAAAAAATAGAAAAAGCAGGTATAACTAAAACTGCGCTTATTGTGGTGGGAAACATTCTGGATCCGGGAGATTTCAAAGCATCTAAACTATATGACGCTGATTTTACCCATGAGTACCGGAATGCCCATAAATTGAAATAA
- a CDS encoding DUF166 domain-containing protein has product MRVLILSSGEYGSRIVNHLATHGLSSSIVGLEEFEDNLPEFIDDLTEYMPENLPECDLIIAVGLFGDINLLISSIVKETGAKSVIMPIHHPQQIPAGLKQEIKDSLQEATIVFPKPFCSLTSQGDRYIDKFVEKFGKPELEIEADEYIKNVQVKRGAPCGSTDFVAKKLLGVPVEEAEFEGGDKFHNYPCLASMNKDSATGDTILHLAGYKTKEAIKRALGFTYKSAVVDLEVCQGGEDCEHLCREVCPNVLSGDSTIKLRDDEKVDINPASCGVCEICIPECPYGAIEIVEEKISCKKE; this is encoded by the coding sequence ATGAGAGTATTAATACTTAGTTCGGGAGAATACGGTTCTAGAATAGTTAATCATCTGGCCACCCACGGATTATCATCTTCCATTGTGGGTTTAGAAGAATTTGAAGATAATTTACCAGAATTTATTGATGATTTAACTGAATATATGCCTGAAAATCTTCCAGAATGTGATTTAATTATAGCAGTTGGTCTTTTTGGTGATATTAATTTACTCATATCCTCCATAGTTAAAGAAACAGGTGCAAAATCAGTTATAATGCCTATTCACCACCCTCAACAGATTCCTGCAGGTTTAAAACAGGAAATAAAAGATTCCCTTCAAGAAGCTACCATAGTATTCCCCAAGCCTTTCTGTTCACTCACCTCCCAGGGGGATAGATATATTGATAAATTTGTGGAAAAATTTGGTAAACCTGAACTGGAAATTGAAGCAGACGAATATATAAAAAATGTTCAGGTGAAAAGGGGAGCACCCTGTGGATCTACAGATTTTGTTGCTAAAAAGCTATTAGGAGTTCCTGTAGAAGAAGCAGAATTTGAGGGAGGAGATAAATTCCACAATTATCCCTGTTTGGCCTCCATGAATAAAGATTCTGCCACAGGAGATACTATACTACATTTAGCCGGATATAAAACTAAGGAAGCTATCAAAAGGGCTCTGGGATTTACTTATAAATCAGCAGTGGTTGATCTGGAAGTCTGTCAGGGGGGAGAAGATTGCGAACACCTCTGTCGGGAAGTCTGCCCTAATGTTCTATCTGGAGATAGTACCATAAAATTAAGAGATGACGAAAAGGTAGATATAAACCCTGCTTCTTGCGGGGTATGTGAAATATGCATTCCAGAGTGTCCCTACGGTGCTATAGAGATTGTTGAAGAAAAAATATCCTGCAAAAAAGAATAA
- a CDS encoding TIGR00304 family membrane protein, translating to MIKGNTLILSGFLVVLLGISLIIIGTIIQSGSGNNSRENDSSAEIKTGGVILIGPIPIIFGSDKRMAITGVVMALILMVAYYYLFYRK from the coding sequence ATGATAAAAGGGAATACTTTGATATTATCTGGTTTTTTAGTTGTTCTACTAGGAATTAGCCTTATTATTATAGGCACTATAATTCAGTCTGGATCCGGCAATAATTCCCGGGAAAATGATTCTTCTGCAGAAATAAAAACCGGAGGAGTTATTCTAATAGGACCCATACCAATTATTTTTGGATCAGATAAACGAATGGCCATTACCGGTGTTGTGATGGCCCTGATTTTAATGGTAGCTTACTATTATCTGTTTTATCGTAAATAG
- a CDS encoding methyl-coenzyme M reductase family protein yields the protein MYLIRVYSGGIYKFDEFVEFVEDLGGLVLKKDSFHISRGQYYLSEEIRVLTIIPPGEEKEAELMARKLKGSMEKPDMKFKEKKKILSCLAIYDCLGQFPEGMEKTEIQEYLKCPCPVQICNESEKNCYLDYLDEVLDGMVEMEFLEMKNTSNTIKYILKKRSK from the coding sequence ATGTATCTAATCCGGGTCTATTCAGGAGGAATTTATAAATTTGACGAGTTTGTGGAATTTGTGGAAGATTTAGGAGGCCTGGTCCTTAAAAAAGATAGTTTTCATATTAGCCGGGGGCAGTACTACCTCTCAGAAGAAATCAGGGTCTTGACCATAATCCCTCCCGGGGAAGAAAAAGAAGCGGAATTAATGGCAAGAAAACTTAAGGGGAGTATGGAAAAGCCAGATATGAAATTTAAAGAAAAAAAGAAAATTCTATCCTGCCTGGCCATTTATGATTGTTTAGGGCAGTTTCCAGAGGGAATGGAAAAAACAGAAATTCAGGAATATTTAAAATGTCCTTGCCCGGTCCAAATTTGCAATGAAAGTGAAAAGAACTGTTATTTAGATTATCTGGATGAAGTGCTGGATGGAATGGTGGAAATGGAATTTCTGGAAATGAAAAACACCAGCAATACAATAAAATACATCCTCAAGAAAAGGAGCAAATAA
- a CDS encoding RAD55 family ATPase, with protein MDYSIGISNLKWLIPSGTNIILSGDLFSGKDLFYKYFIEKGLEEGEACILVSTNETAQKILENFDGIKMDNFCIIDCVSSRFGATVEMPFFEQIRYIESPMDLTMIMVALNEFIDNVSREKNIKKLRIVFDSVSTLLMYSNLRTVFKFLHVVSTRVRSGGGVSLLLIEEQAHDDMEIKTIQQISQGIINMDSNEIIIRGFKTDRVRYEIVNQHIQIKP; from the coding sequence ATGGATTATTCTATCGGTATAAGCAATTTGAAATGGTTAATACCTTCTGGAACAAATATAATCCTCTCAGGTGATCTTTTTTCCGGAAAAGATCTTTTTTACAAATATTTTATTGAAAAAGGCCTGGAAGAAGGGGAAGCCTGCATACTGGTATCCACCAATGAGACTGCCCAAAAAATTCTGGAGAATTTTGATGGAATCAAAATGGACAATTTCTGTATAATTGACTGTGTTTCCAGTAGATTTGGTGCTACAGTTGAAATGCCTTTTTTTGAGCAAATCAGATACATTGAAAGTCCTATGGATCTTACAATGATTATGGTGGCTTTAAATGAGTTTATTGATAATGTATCCCGGGAAAAAAATATAAAAAAATTAAGAATAGTATTTGATTCTGTTTCAACTCTGTTGATGTATTCCAATTTAAGGACGGTTTTTAAGTTTTTGCATGTGGTATCCACCCGGGTCAGGTCCGGGGGAGGGGTATCTTTACTTTTAATTGAAGAGCAGGCCCACGATGATATGGAAATAAAAACTATTCAACAGATATCACAGGGTATCATAAATATGGATAGCAACGAAATTATAATAAGAGGTTTTAAAACTGACAGGGTCAGATATGAGATTGTAAATCAACATATTCAGATTAAACCATGA
- a CDS encoding roadblock/LC7 domain-containing protein, whose protein sequence is MTKTKKEKLDDVLSAFMQVGQIKACGIVSKEGLLINSRTPPDVDARIFSALCSTIMGAAEAASGQMNTGSVDEISVKTEKGTIILKPAGEKAIFTALTEPSAQLGLILVEMESRSSQVDDILKEM, encoded by the coding sequence ATGACAAAAACAAAAAAGGAAAAGCTGGACGATGTGCTTTCTGCATTCATGCAAGTGGGACAAATAAAAGCCTGCGGCATTGTTTCTAAAGAGGGACTACTAATTAATTCTCGCACCCCCCCTGATGTTGATGCAAGAATTTTTTCTGCTCTTTGTTCCACCATAATGGGAGCGGCTGAAGCGGCATCAGGACAAATGAATACTGGTTCAGTGGATGAGATATCAGTAAAAACTGAAAAAGGAACCATTATTCTAAAACCTGCTGGAGAAAAAGCCATTTTTACAGCTTTAACAGAGCCAAGTGCTCAGCTGGGCCTCATACTGGTAGAGATGGAAAGCCGATCTTCCCAGGTGGACGACATCCTTAAGGAGATGTGA
- a CDS encoding ATPase domain-containing protein: MKRTHIPKLDELLGGGILDGISVMFCAYPGVDCEAFGYQMLNGRVNEGDNGFIFTNVSEPETIQYEFDSYGWDLESFIQEDKVFFVDGSSSFLGTPSSAKYVVHNYNEVEDLILDAINEVPGGIGVINNLSVLIDYMEMEETLATIKKWNQKARENKTTLVYIFTEWDYHPDLIDEINNSMDCVVDLRTIEERVIIGQGFMVARATWTEPKETMVLFFVVQPGGVKVYVPKILVTGPYNSGKSSFVKSISEESVSVDRKAMGAFPTTIAMDIGHVDYKGFLADVFGTPGQERFDLILSVLSKEAVGAFILVDSTAPQTFARAKEMIRKTRAESIPKIIIANKQDLPDALSPEDIRKKMKISRDIPIVPAVVTEKKGIYHAMDALLKLIYGD; this comes from the coding sequence ATGAAAAGAACTCACATTCCTAAACTGGATGAACTCTTAGGTGGGGGAATATTAGATGGAATTTCAGTAATGTTCTGTGCTTATCCAGGAGTAGATTGTGAAGCATTTGGTTATCAGATGCTAAATGGTAGAGTCAATGAAGGGGATAATGGCTTTATTTTTACCAATGTATCAGAACCAGAAACCATCCAGTATGAGTTTGATTCATATGGCTGGGACTTAGAATCATTTATTCAGGAGGATAAGGTTTTTTTTGTGGATGGTAGTTCCAGTTTTCTGGGAACACCCTCCTCAGCAAAATATGTGGTACATAACTATAATGAAGTTGAAGACTTAATTTTAGATGCAATTAATGAGGTCCCAGGAGGTATAGGGGTCATAAATAACCTATCAGTATTAATTGATTATATGGAAATGGAGGAAACCCTGGCAACAATTAAAAAATGGAACCAGAAGGCCCGAGAAAATAAAACCACCCTGGTATATATATTCACAGAATGGGACTATCATCCTGATTTAATAGATGAAATAAATAATTCCATGGATTGTGTGGTGGATTTAAGAACCATAGAAGAAAGGGTAATTATAGGGCAGGGATTTATGGTGGCTCGTGCCACCTGGACTGAACCTAAAGAAACCATGGTTTTATTCTTTGTGGTTCAACCAGGAGGGGTAAAAGTTTATGTCCCTAAAATTTTAGTAACCGGTCCCTATAATTCTGGAAAATCAAGTTTTGTTAAATCCATATCTGAAGAATCAGTTTCAGTAGACCGAAAAGCTATGGGTGCTTTCCCCACGACAATTGCTATGGATATTGGTCATGTGGATTATAAAGGATTTTTAGCCGATGTATTTGGAACACCTGGACAGGAAAGATTTGATCTTATTTTAAGTGTATTATCTAAAGAAGCAGTAGGTGCCTTTATACTGGTTGATTCTACTGCTCCTCAGACATTTGCTCGTGCTAAAGAAATGATTAGAAAAACAAGGGCAGAATCAATCCCTAAAATAATCATAGCCAATAAACAAGATCTCCCTGACGCCTTATCTCCGGAAGACATAAGGAAAAAAATGAAGATAAGCAGGGATATACCTATAGTACCTGCGGTGGTTACTGAAAAAAAAGGTATTTACCATGCTATGGATGCTCTATTAAAACTTATATATGGTGATTAA
- a CDS encoding RAD55 family ATPase → MILRIPSGIPGLDVLTAGDGVGGIPENTVTLVYGPPKVGKSIFCYQFMYNGLLQGEPCLYITADYGIKQFQQNTRDFGWELDTYFHEESLYLIDAISSVSGNKIMDTPTYLSSSVHNPTDIMVKLGVGTRFISGKSPRFRSVLDSLTTLMAFNQEMLIVRVLTAYIMRIKEDGGTAVVTYTQGTADDKVETMLKAIVDNIIHLDGEKIVIEAMVGTGRKESTYQITEQGIAIDKSE, encoded by the coding sequence ATGATTTTACGTATTCCCTCAGGTATTCCTGGTTTGGATGTTCTGACTGCCGGTGATGGAGTAGGAGGCATTCCAGAAAATACTGTAACTCTAGTATATGGGCCCCCTAAGGTGGGTAAGTCTATTTTTTGTTATCAGTTCATGTATAATGGCTTATTACAGGGCGAACCCTGCTTATATATTACTGCAGACTATGGAATAAAACAATTTCAACAAAACACCCGTGATTTTGGATGGGAATTAGATACCTATTTCCATGAAGAATCTTTGTATCTAATTGATGCTATTTCCAGTGTTTCTGGAAATAAGATAATGGATACTCCCACCTATCTGTCTTCTTCTGTACACAATCCCACGGATATAATGGTTAAACTGGGGGTGGGCACCCGATTCATATCCGGTAAGTCCCCTCGATTCAGATCAGTTCTGGATTCACTTACTACTTTAATGGCTTTTAATCAAGAAATGCTCATTGTGAGAGTTTTAACTGCTTATATTATGCGCATTAAAGAAGATGGGGGTACGGCTGTAGTTACCTATACTCAGGGCACTGCAGACGATAAAGTTGAAACCATGTTAAAAGCTATTGTTGATAACATTATCCACTTAGATGGTGAAAAAATAGTTATTGAAGCTATGGTAGGCACCGGAAGAAAGGAATCAACCTACCAGATAACTGAACAGGGAATTGCTATTGACAAGTCTGAATAA
- a CDS encoding RAD55 family ATPase produces MKNFYESGIPGFDALAADDGGIMENTVSLLYGPPKVGKSIFCYQFMYNGLLQGEPCLYITADYGWKQLQQRTMDFNWFIQSYLQDQNLYVIDLLSRLSGAKLEEKNNYKISSLQNPTDMMVKVGIGTRSVFQKSSKFRSIFDSATTEFAFNPPQLVLRVLKSYISRIKEANGAAIIIHTEGSVDNQTDENLIELVDNVIKMDGEKITFESSTHESESNYKISSSGISVG; encoded by the coding sequence ATGAAAAACTTTTATGAATCTGGCATCCCTGGTTTTGATGCTCTGGCAGCTGATGATGGCGGTATCATGGAAAATACGGTTAGTCTTCTTTATGGGCCCCCTAAGGTGGGTAAGTCTATTTTTTGTTATCAGTTCATGTATAATGGCTTATTACAGGGCGAACCCTGCTTATATATTACTGCTGACTATGGCTGGAAACAATTACAACAAAGAACCATGGATTTTAACTGGTTCATCCAATCTTACCTTCAGGATCAAAATTTATATGTAATAGACCTGTTATCCCGCCTCTCAGGAGCTAAACTGGAAGAAAAAAATAATTATAAAATATCTTCTCTCCAGAACCCCACAGACATGATGGTTAAAGTGGGTATTGGCACCCGCAGTGTGTTTCAAAAGTCAAGTAAATTCCGATCAATTTTTGATTCTGCAACCACCGAATTTGCATTTAATCCACCTCAGTTAGTATTAAGGGTTTTAAAATCCTATATTTCCCGGATTAAAGAAGCTAATGGTGCGGCTATTATTATTCATACTGAAGGGTCTGTTGATAACCAAACAGATGAAAATTTGATAGAACTGGTTGACAATGTAATAAAGATGGATGGGGAAAAAATTACATTTGAATCATCCACTCATGAATCTGAATCAAATTATAAAATTAGCTCTTCTGGTATTTCTGTAGGTTGA
- a CDS encoding tetratricopeptide repeat protein gives MFIQILGVFDILKKKEMSLQYYLQRLYEIQEEELDVLISIGAYYLQEDNFEDSLNYFEKALRMAIDMDDEEMEAFILDSIGDVYLNSRNIDKALEYYKEAMRIYFSIKSPLKDEIKEKIKEVKKIKEAIDITEISQIKERKVPEPEEPPELNLEKLNSKLDFVVNMVDSTSIYSSYSNDKEAVSHLKDAFRISRDIGDEAGEAALLLMLGNIALKQKEYTDAKKYLEDSKTFFRRLGDEKGTGVTMVLLGTLNFALGDMQEVSDNFRNAVEKFQKIGNKDAESAAIDLLNTLYED, from the coding sequence ATGTTTATTCAAATTTTAGGCGTATTTGATATTCTCAAGAAGAAGGAAATGTCTCTCCAATATTATCTGCAGAGGCTCTATGAAATTCAAGAGGAAGAACTGGATGTGCTCATAAGCATAGGGGCTTATTATCTGCAGGAGGATAATTTTGAGGATTCATTAAACTATTTTGAAAAGGCTTTGAGAATGGCCATTGATATGGATGACGAAGAAATGGAAGCATTTATCCTAGATTCCATTGGTGATGTATATTTAAATTCAAGAAATATTGATAAGGCCTTAGAATATTACAAAGAAGCAATGCGCATTTACTTTTCTATTAAATCTCCTTTAAAAGATGAAATTAAAGAAAAGATAAAAGAAGTAAAGAAGATCAAAGAAGCTATTGATATTACCGAAATCAGCCAGATTAAAGAGAGAAAAGTCCCAGAACCAGAAGAACCTCCCGAATTAAACCTGGAAAAACTAAACTCCAAACTTGATTTTGTGGTGAATATGGTTGATTCTACCAGCATTTACAGTTCTTATTCCAATGATAAAGAAGCCGTATCTCATTTGAAAGATGCTTTCAGGATATCACGGGATATTGGTGATGAAGCTGGAGAAGCAGCATTGCTACTCATGCTGGGTAATATTGCCTTAAAACAAAAAGAATATACTGATGCTAAAAAATATTTAGAAGATTCCAAAACTTTTTTTAGACGATTAGGTGATGAAAAAGGAACTGGAGTGACGATGGTTCTTTTAGGAACATTAAATTTTGCTTTAGGGGATATGCAAGAAGTTTCAGATAATTTTAGAAATGCGGTGGAAAAATTCCAAAAAATTGGAAATAAAGATGCTGAATCAGCGGCTATAGATCTTTTAAATACGTTATATGAAGACTGA
- a CDS encoding MraY family glycosyltransferase, with protein MMPRLINKLKEANVVGKDIHKVSRPLVAEMGGIGILFGFTIGMFIGIYLFPELQYELIVTLLVILLVGIVGMVDDLVMLSSKEKLLLLFLAGLPLIWVAPPEVGILYLILMPISVSIASNLTNMLAGLNGIESGLGAIAMISLTASCIIMGKNDVSIITMAMLGALLAFLIYNRHPSRVFPGDVGTLIIGATIAAVAFIGRIKIIALIVLLPNIIDGILKFYSAGVVERQNHAPTEVREDGRLLVPPNGFKSLIRWILKRPMKEKNVVIIIWIIGILFGALGILLAFILPLDPV; from the coding sequence ATGATGCCCCGACTTATAAATAAACTTAAAGAAGCTAATGTAGTGGGTAAAGATATTCATAAGGTATCAAGGCCTTTGGTAGCAGAAATGGGAGGCATTGGAATACTTTTTGGATTTACCATAGGTATGTTCATTGGTATCTATCTTTTCCCGGAGCTGCAATATGAACTGATTGTGACTTTACTGGTTATTCTCCTGGTGGGTATAGTGGGTATGGTAGATGACCTGGTAATGTTGTCTTCTAAAGAAAAACTATTATTACTATTTTTAGCTGGTTTACCTTTAATCTGGGTTGCTCCTCCAGAAGTGGGTATATTATACCTGATACTAATGCCCATATCCGTTTCTATTGCATCTAATTTGACCAATATGCTGGCGGGGCTTAATGGGATTGAATCAGGTTTAGGTGCTATTGCCATGATATCCCTTACAGCTTCATGTATAATAATGGGAAAAAATGATGTTTCTATTATCACCATGGCCATGTTAGGGGCTCTTCTGGCATTCTTAATTTATAATAGACACCCCTCACGCGTTTTTCCCGGGGATGTGGGGACTCTGATTATTGGTGCTACCATAGCCGCAGTGGCCTTTATTGGCCGGATAAAAATCATAGCACTGATTGTACTTTTACCCAACATCATTGATGGAATTCTAAAATTTTACAGTGCAGGAGTGGTGGAGAGACAAAACCATGCTCCTACTGAAGTAAGAGAAGATGGAAGGTTGCTCGTACCCCCCAATGGATTTAAGTCCTTGATTCGCTGGATTTTAAAAAGGCCTATGAAAGAAAAGAACGTGGTAATTATAATATGGATTATTGGGATTTTATTTGGTGCTTTAGGAATCCTGCTGGCCTTCATACTCCCTTTAGATCCGGTATAA
- a CDS encoding helix-turn-helix domain-containing protein: MSSEDVYVNQPLTSRKIMELLDQNPDLKRIRCPHSLYNRISPKYLEALEELGIEVLPLKNKGRPRKYNDEHRYKVNKLLKEGKTPQQISGQMQIPLKTVYYLKKGMELKKGRKFKYDNKIRLNIKNMAEKGHSAREISNKLNIPLRTIYYILKR; encoded by the coding sequence ATGTCTTCTGAGGATGTATATGTTAACCAGCCCCTGACTTCCCGGAAAATTATGGAGTTACTTGATCAAAATCCGGATTTGAAAAGAATACGCTGCCCCCATAGTCTTTATAACAGAATATCCCCTAAATATTTAGAAGCCCTGGAAGAATTAGGAATTGAAGTCCTGCCCCTTAAAAATAAAGGCCGGCCTCGAAAATACAACGATGAACATCGTTATAAAGTTAATAAACTATTAAAAGAAGGTAAAACACCGCAACAGATTTCAGGACAAATGCAAATTCCTCTAAAGACAGTTTACTATCTAAAAAAGGGAATGGAGCTAAAAAAAGGACGGAAGTTTAAATATGATAATAAAATAAGATTAAATATTAAGAATATGGCCGAAAAGGGGCACTCCGCAAGGGAGATATCTAACAAATTAAACATACCTTTGAGAACGATTTATTATATACTGAAACGGTGA